Sequence from the Candidatus Binataceae bacterium genome:
TCACGCGTTCGATCAATGCCTTGCTCGAGCGGCTCGAGCGCGCATCGATCGCCGAGCGCCGTTTTGCCTCGGACGCCGCGCATGAGTTGCGCACGCCATTGACGGTGTTGCGCACCGGGCTCGAAGTCGCCCTCGCGCGCGAGCGCTCGGCCACCGAACTACTTGCCGCGCTCACCAACGCGCTCGCCGAAGTGATCGCAATGTGCAAGATGGCCGACGATCTGCTGATGCTGGCCCGGCTCGATCGCGAATCAACCCTGGAGCGCAGCGACGTCGATCTCGCCGCCGTCGCCGGAGAGATCGCCTCGAACGTCGAGCCGCTCGCGCAGGAACGCGGCATCGCATTTACCACTCGGCTCGGCAGCGGAGCGGTAGTCAGCGGCAATCCGCTTCATCTGCGCCGTGTCCTGATTAACTTGCTCGACAATGCGCTCAAGTTCGCCCCCCAAGGCGGCGCCGTCGAGCTCGATCTCGAACGTGTCGACGGCAAAGTGACGATGCGCGTCACCGACAACGGCCCGGGTATCCCGCCTGCCGATCTGCCGCTGGTGTTCGAGCGCTTTTATCGCAGCAAGGCGGCGCGGGCCGAGGGCAGCGGTCTCGGGCTCAGCCTGTGCAAGGAAGTGGTGCGAATGCATGGCGGCGAGATCGCGATTGCAAATCGCCCGAGCGGCGGATGCGAAGCGATCGTATCGTTACCTGCCGCCAGTGGGTAGGTATTTGCGCCTAGTGCGCCGCTTTTCTTTCTGAACATTTATTCATTAGGCAGAACGAAATCGCGTTGTTAATGTTTGGCGGATGAAATATTGCCGTCGTCTTACGACCCTTTTTTCCCTGGCGGCGATTGTGCTCATCGCGCACTGCGCGTGGGCGGCGCCGCTGACTTTGCCAGATGCGATCGACCGCGCGATAAAGTTTGCCCCCACGATGCAGGCCGCGGCGGCGCAAAGCGACATGAGCCGCGCGCAGGTGCGCGAGCAGCGCTCGGCGCTCTTCCCCAACCTCTCAACTGGCGGTGAATACTACCAAGCTCCCGGTTATGACGACGTCATCACCAATCGCGGACTGAGCGCCGCGATGCTGATGCTGAACTACACGGCGTGGGACTGGGGCCGGCGCCAGGCTCGCATGCGCGCCGCGCGCTACGTGGCCGAAGCGGCACAGCTCGGGGTCGCCGCCGCACAGGCGCAGATCGCATACGATACCTCGGTCGCGTATTACGATCTGCTGCGCGCGCGCGCGGCGACTTCGGAGCTGGCGCGCAGCCTCGATCGTCTGACGCGCTACGTCGCCACGATCGAGGCGCTCAGGAATTCCGGCCGCTCCAACTCCGCCGACACGCTCAAGGTGCGCACCGCCCGCGACGCGGTTGAGATCGCACTCTTGCAGCAACAGGTTGCCGCGCAACGCGCCTCGGTAAACCTCGGATCGCTTATCGGCGAGTTCAATCAACCTGATATTCAGATCGTGGAGTTGGCCGACCTGCCGCCGAAGCCCGCGATCGATTTTTCATCCAGTCCGGTGATGCAGGCGACGCGGCGCGCGATCTCGTCGGCCGGGTTGCAGGTTAAGGCGGCCAAGGCTGAACGTCTGCCCACGATGCAACTCGCCTTCACAACCGGTTTCGTCGGCATCGATCCGCCGGCCACGTGGTCGAAAAATTACGGCGGCTCGTACGATACCGTGGTCTCGATGCCGATTTTCGACGGCGGCCTGATCACGTCTCATATCGATCAGGCCAAGGCCAGGCAGAATTCTGCCCTCGCGCAGGCGCGCGATACTGAGTACGCGCTGAACCGGCGTATCACGGACGCCTCGCTACGCTACGATCAATCAACGCGCATGCTCGAGCTGCTGTCGCGGGCGCAACCGAACGCCGACGATTCGTTTGCGCTCACCTGGACGCGATTTCTGGGCGGCGGTGACGTCACCCTGCTCGAAGTCCTGGACGCTTATCAGCGGTCAGAAGACCTGCGGATGCAACGCTTCGAGCAGGAGTTCGCGGCGCGCGAGTCCGCCGCCGAAATCAATCTGCTGGCCGGACGTATCAGATGAGACGCCGCGGCGGACAACGACGCGCTTTGCGATGGTTGTTGCCGATCGCGCTGGCGGTCGCGCTCGCCGCCTGTCATCCGGCATCCGATTCAAGCGACGAGAACGAAAACCCGGAAGTACCGAACACCACCATGGTGGTCAGTGCCGCGCGCGCTGAGGTCGCACCGATGGAGCAGCGCCTTCAGCTTCTGGGCAAGACCGTCGCTACACATCATGTCATCATCCGCGCGCCGACCGCCGGGCGCGTGATCGGAATGAAACTCGTCACGGGAGATTGGGTCGCGAAAGGACAGGTGGTTGCCTATGTCCTCAATCGCGAGATCGAAGCGGCGGAAGACGGCCTCGCCGTCGCGCAGAAGATCGAGCCCGAGAACGCCGAGCGCCTGGCGCAGTCGGTCCACCGCTATACGCACAGCCCCGGAATTGCGGTGCGCGCGCCGGACGCGGGAATTGTTTCGCAGCCCCCGGTAACGACCGGCCAGGTAGTCGGCGATTTAGACACACTCGTCGATTTGATCGACCCGCGCAGCCTGTATGTCGAGGCAAACGTGCCGCTTAGCCAGCTTCACGCCTTGACCGCCGGGATGCAGGCAGAGGTTCTGTCGCCGCTTCGGCCCGGCAGCCCGGTTCCAGCACGGATCGTGGCGAGGCTTCCGACCTTCGATACCGCGACCGCAACTTCGACGGTGCGGCTCGATTTCACCGGCTCCGAGCGCATCCTGGAAGCGGGTTCTCCCGTCCTGGTGCATGTCGTGACGCGCAGTGCTCCCGACGCGATCGTGATTCCAGAGGCCGCGGTGTTTCAGGATCCCGGACCAGATAATTTTCACGTGTTCACGATTGGGGCGGACAAGCGCGCTCGACGCACCGACGTGTCCGTGGGCGTCCGCGAGGGTGACCGCGTGCAAATCACGAACGGGATCAAAGCCGGAGAGCTCGTGATTACCTCCGGGGGCTACGCGTTGTCAGACGGCCTGCGAGTCGAAGTCGCACAAGGGACGCGATGAAGCGCCAGACCTCGTCGCTCGTCATCCTTCTCGTCCTGGCGCTTTCGGGCCTGGGCGTGA
This genomic interval carries:
- a CDS encoding ATP-binding protein; amino-acid sequence: MSIRLRLTIYWALILAGILTLATLAAYQFFAGQRWASLDAALLEEADDTATAIQKAGLPGAIEIVKSLSLERDIAVRRRARLVMSTGVVADFGDMRIIPPQLDPETASDGIYAVEGHPSRFAVSAVKINGHKGLLEDGADVSAVMDSLEQFRITLMLVVPLLLVLCVTGGYWIVGRALEPIATMSAGLTAIQPNMLSSRLAPPPADDEVARLTRSINALLERLERASIAERRFASDAAHELRTPLTVLRTGLEVALARERSATELLAALTNALAEVIAMCKMADDLLMLARLDRESTLERSDVDLAAVAGEIASNVEPLAQERGIAFTTRLGSGAVVSGNPLHLRRVLINLLDNALKFAPQGGAVELDLERVDGKVTMRVTDNGPGIPPADLPLVFERFYRSKAARAEGSGLGLSLCKEVVRMHGGEIAIANRPSGGCEAIVSLPAASG
- a CDS encoding TolC family protein; protein product: MKYCRRLTTLFSLAAIVLIAHCAWAAPLTLPDAIDRAIKFAPTMQAAAAQSDMSRAQVREQRSALFPNLSTGGEYYQAPGYDDVITNRGLSAAMLMLNYTAWDWGRRQARMRAARYVAEAAQLGVAAAQAQIAYDTSVAYYDLLRARAATSELARSLDRLTRYVATIEALRNSGRSNSADTLKVRTARDAVEIALLQQQVAAQRASVNLGSLIGEFNQPDIQIVELADLPPKPAIDFSSSPVMQATRRAISSAGLQVKAAKAERLPTMQLAFTTGFVGIDPPATWSKNYGGSYDTVVSMPIFDGGLITSHIDQAKARQNSALAQARDTEYALNRRITDASLRYDQSTRMLELLSRAQPNADDSFALTWTRFLGGGDVTLLEVLDAYQRSEDLRMQRFEQEFAARESAAEINLLAGRIR
- a CDS encoding efflux RND transporter periplasmic adaptor subunit translates to MRRRGGQRRALRWLLPIALAVALAACHPASDSSDENENPEVPNTTMVVSAARAEVAPMEQRLQLLGKTVATHHVIIRAPTAGRVIGMKLVTGDWVAKGQVVAYVLNREIEAAEDGLAVAQKIEPENAERLAQSVHRYTHSPGIAVRAPDAGIVSQPPVTTGQVVGDLDTLVDLIDPRSLYVEANVPLSQLHALTAGMQAEVLSPLRPGSPVPARIVARLPTFDTATATSTVRLDFTGSERILEAGSPVLVHVVTRSAPDAIVIPEAAVFQDPGPDNFHVFTIGADKRARRTDVSVGVREGDRVQITNGIKAGELVITSGGYALSDGLRVEVAQGTR